In Pseudomonas lalkuanensis, the following are encoded in one genomic region:
- a CDS encoding hybrid sensor histidine kinase/response regulator produces the protein MPRSARTPLRQWIWRAFVQSALIPLILVESVLITAYLLTNSAIRDAQVDYLQQSALEDLSSAVLREGKVIDMRLQGIEVPTRLFRDAVGRSLHDRNFRPDDLERQRHVLSSDGVFYTRTDDGRAASFYASSTPVEKQDHEKALRLSQVDPLMRSIREANPLVAAVYFNSWDSYNRIYPFFMTPEQYPHDMVIPNYNFYYLADAKHNPQRKTVWTDVYLDPAGLGWMMSAITPVYRGDFLEGVVGLDITVGQMLGEIGSLKVPWQGYAMLVSRDHSIMALPEAGERDFGLRELTRFSYDEAVRREVLKPEDFNLARHREMQPLLEAMAAGKGNVQEVELGGRKQLVAWAEIPQTGWRLMMVVDEANIFKETNRLAERYQQIGYLLIAGLGFFYALFFAWMWSRSRRLSGELATPMAAIMGMMKRIGQGDFRPPAPSSRIAELQALAEAVQLSGAQLQASEEERLEARRNLDLVLESTTESLWEVDAISLSMKMSGRFVKRFGLRSDNITFTEFNERVHPDDVERVRRLRMLFSVSEQDNFDAEYRFADVEGRYSWLLSRGKVLERDSDGRALRVAGTHVDITRLKQVEEELRVASREAQAASQAKSRFLSSMSHELRTPLNAINGFAQLIALEAEGQEDRKVEGDYAQEIVNASRHLTSLVDDILDLSSIENRRQKLQLKPVDIGPLLASCGELIQPELQARHLQLQLMPPPVPSLHVMADARRLRQVMLNLLSNAVKYNSPQGMVSMGYEVRPAAVRLWVADSGPGLSQEQQAMLFQPFQRLGRENSTIPGTGIGLVLCRELAELMGGEMGFSSAPDIGSRFWIDLPSVAASDDFEPPAPARPEEEERPVQPKVLCVEDHPACLKVLQEGLRDMAEVRGAGSVGKALALLADITPSLLLLDLDLPDGDGLDVLDFVRSSPRLAMTPVLVVSAAVDEKLLAEARRRGADACLSKPVDLKQVRRMALSLLGQEA, from the coding sequence ATGCCGCGTTCTGCCCGAACTCCCCTCCGCCAGTGGATCTGGCGTGCCTTCGTACAGAGTGCCCTGATCCCGCTGATTCTGGTCGAATCGGTGCTGATCACGGCTTATCTGCTGACCAACAGCGCAATCCGCGATGCCCAGGTGGACTACCTGCAGCAGAGCGCGCTGGAGGACCTGAGCAGCGCGGTGCTGCGCGAGGGCAAGGTGATCGATATGCGCCTGCAGGGCATCGAGGTGCCCACGCGGCTGTTCCGCGATGCCGTGGGCCGGTCGCTGCATGATCGCAATTTCAGGCCGGATGACCTGGAGCGGCAGCGCCATGTGCTGAGTTCCGACGGCGTCTTCTACACCCGCACCGACGACGGCCGCGCCGCTTCCTTCTATGCCAGCAGCACGCCGGTGGAGAAGCAGGACCACGAGAAGGCGCTGCGCCTGTCCCAGGTGGACCCGCTGATGCGTTCGATCCGCGAGGCCAACCCGCTGGTGGCGGCGGTCTACTTCAACAGTTGGGACAGCTACAACCGCATCTATCCCTTCTTCATGACGCCCGAGCAGTATCCCCATGACATGGTGATACCCAACTACAACTTCTATTACCTCGCCGACGCCAAGCACAACCCGCAGCGCAAGACGGTCTGGACCGACGTCTACCTGGACCCGGCCGGCCTCGGCTGGATGATGTCGGCGATCACCCCGGTCTACCGCGGCGATTTCCTCGAGGGGGTCGTGGGGCTGGATATCACCGTGGGGCAGATGCTCGGCGAAATCGGCAGCCTGAAGGTGCCCTGGCAGGGGTACGCGATGCTGGTGAGCCGCGATCACAGCATCATGGCGCTGCCGGAGGCGGGGGAGCGCGACTTCGGCCTGCGCGAGCTGACCCGATTCTCCTATGACGAGGCGGTGCGCCGCGAGGTGCTCAAGCCCGAGGACTTCAATCTGGCCCGCCACCGCGAGATGCAGCCGCTGCTGGAGGCCATGGCCGCCGGCAAGGGCAATGTGCAGGAAGTGGAGCTGGGCGGGCGCAAGCAGCTGGTGGCCTGGGCCGAGATTCCGCAGACCGGCTGGCGCCTGATGATGGTGGTGGACGAAGCCAACATCTTCAAGGAAACCAACCGCCTTGCCGAGCGCTACCAGCAGATCGGTTATCTGCTGATCGCCGGGCTCGGCTTCTTCTACGCTCTGTTCTTCGCCTGGATGTGGTCGCGTTCGCGGCGTCTCAGTGGCGAGCTGGCCACACCGATGGCAGCGATCATGGGAATGATGAAGCGCATCGGCCAGGGTGACTTCCGCCCGCCGGCGCCGAGTAGCCGAATCGCTGAACTGCAGGCGCTGGCCGAGGCTGTTCAGCTTAGCGGCGCGCAATTGCAGGCCAGCGAGGAGGAGCGGCTGGAGGCCAGGCGCAACCTCGACCTGGTACTGGAAAGCACCACGGAAAGTCTCTGGGAAGTGGATGCCATTTCCCTGTCGATGAAGATGAGCGGGCGCTTCGTCAAACGCTTCGGGCTGCGCAGCGACAACATCACCTTCACCGAATTCAACGAGCGTGTGCACCCCGATGATGTGGAGCGGGTACGTCGCCTGCGGATGCTGTTCTCGGTCAGCGAACAGGACAACTTCGATGCCGAGTACCGTTTTGCCGATGTCGAAGGGCGTTATTCCTGGCTGCTCAGCCGCGGCAAGGTGCTGGAGCGCGACTCCGATGGCCGCGCCCTGCGGGTGGCCGGTACCCATGTGGATATCACCCGCCTCAAGCAGGTGGAGGAAGAGTTGCGCGTTGCCAGCCGTGAGGCCCAGGCGGCGAGCCAGGCCAAGAGCCGCTTCCTGTCCAGCATGAGTCACGAGCTGCGCACCCCGCTCAATGCCATCAACGGCTTCGCCCAGCTCATCGCCCTGGAGGCGGAAGGCCAGGAAGATCGCAAGGTGGAAGGCGACTACGCGCAGGAGATCGTCAACGCCAGCCGTCACCTCACCTCGCTGGTGGACGACATCCTCGATCTGTCGAGCATCGAGAACCGTCGGCAGAAGCTGCAGCTCAAGCCTGTGGATATCGGACCTCTGCTGGCCAGTTGCGGCGAGCTGATCCAGCCCGAGCTCCAGGCGCGCCACCTGCAGTTGCAATTGATGCCGCCCCCGGTGCCATCGCTGCATGTGATGGCCGATGCCCGCCGCCTGCGCCAGGTGATGCTCAACCTGCTCTCCAATGCTGTGAAGTACAACAGCCCGCAGGGCATGGTGAGCATGGGGTACGAGGTTCGCCCGGCAGCCGTGCGCCTCTGGGTGGCCGACAGTGGGCCGGGCCTCAGCCAGGAGCAGCAGGCCATGTTGTTCCAGCCTTTCCAGCGCCTTGGCCGGGAGAATTCGACGATTCCGGGCACTGGTATCGGCCTGGTGCTGTGCCGCGAACTGGCGGAGTTGATGGGCGGCGAAATGGGCTTCAGCAGCGCGCCGGATATCGGCAGCCGTTTCTGGATCGACCTGCCCAGCGTCGCTGCATCGGATGATTTCGAGCCCCCGGCGCCTGCCAGGCCCGAGGAGGAAGAGCGGCCGGTACAGCCGAAGGTGCTCTGCGTGGAAGACCATCCGGCCTGCCTCAAGGTGCTGCAGGAAGGGCTGCGGGACATGGCCGAGGTGCGTGGCGCCGGGTCGGTGGGCAAGGCGCTGGCGCTGCTGGCGGATATCACCCCGTCCCTGTTGCTGCTGGACCTGGACCTGCCCGACGGCGATGGCCTGGACGTGCTCGACTTCGTTCGTTCCAGCCCGCGCCTGGCGATGACGCCGGTGCTTGTGGTGAGCGCGGCGGTGGATGAAAAACTCCTGGCCGAAGCGCGCCGCCGCGGCGCCGATGCCTGCCTGAGCAAGCCGGTAGACCTGAAGCAGGTGCGCCGGATGGCGCTTTCGTTGCTGGGTCAGGAGGCCTGA